GAGGTCATGGACGAGCCGGAACAGCGCCCCCGGGAGATCTCGGCGGCCGAGGCGCGCAAGAACCTGGCGGAGGTGGTGAGCCGCGCCGCCTATGGCGGTGAGCGCTTCGTCGTGACCCGCCACGGGAAGGGGCTGGCCGCCATCGTGCCCCTCGAGGACGCCGCGCTGCTCGACCGACTACGGGCGGCGCTCGCCCGGCGGGACGTCGAAGCTGCCTTGGAAGAGATCGCCCGCGAGGGTGCGATCCCCTGGGACGAGGTGCGCCGCGACCTGGATCTCTGAGCGGTGGCCGTCCGGATCTCGATGGCTCCGGCGGCGGCCGCCACCCTGCGCGGTCTTCCCCGGGGCCAGCGTCGGGCTCTCGCCGCTCGGATCGACGAGCTCTCCCGGATCGGCCTGCCGCCCCGCGCAGCAGACGGTGAGCCCATCGATATCCCGGCGGGCGATCACGTGCTGGTCGGGCTGCCGGACGAACGGGGGACGGCGCTGGTGGTGCTGGCCATCCACGCGCGCACGCGGGGTTGGGCAGGGGTGGTGGACGTGGCCCGGCGTATGTCCGGGTCCTGGCGTGGAGGAGGGGGCATGGGTGGATGGGTGCGGGACCTGAGGCGGGCAGCGCGCAGCCTTTCACGGGCGCCGGGCTATGCAGTGGCGGCCGTGCTCACGCTCGCGCTCGGCATCGGAGCCGCGGTCGGGGTGTTCAGCGTCGCCAATGGCGTGTTGTTGCAGCCGCTGCCGTACGGCGATCCCGATCGCGTGGTCACGGTGTGGAGCCGCTGGGTGGACTTCGACCAGACCTGGGTCTCCTACGAGGAGTACCTGAACTACCGGCAGCAGAATCGCACGCTCGCCGACGCGGCCCTGTACTTCACGTCGTCGCACACCTTCACCTCCACGGAGAACCCCGAGGAGGTCCGCTCGGCCGTGGTCTCGCCCAACCTCTTCTCGGTGCTGGACGTGGCTCCGGCCCTCGGCCGGGCGTTCACGTGGGAGGACGGCGACACGGAGGCTCCGGTCGTCCTCCTCGGGCACGACGTCTGGCAGAGGCGCTTCGCTGCCGACCCGGCCATCGTGGGGCAGGACGTGCTGATCAACGGTCTGCCGTTCACGGTGCTGGGCGTCATGCCGGCGGGGTTCCGGGTCCCGGAGGACTACGGATCCTCCGCACCCAGCGAGGTCTTCTTCACGACGGCGATCGAGCGCGACGCGCCCGTGCAGGTGCCGCAGAACGGCGGCAACCACGGCTACTTCATGGTGGCACGCGTGGCGGACGGGGCCGGCCTGCCGGAGGT
This Gemmatimonadota bacterium DNA region includes the following protein-coding sequences:
- a CDS encoding type II toxin-antitoxin system Phd/YefM family antitoxin, whose product is MDEPEQRPREISAAEARKNLAEVVSRAAYGGERFVVTRHGKGLAAIVPLEDAALLDRLRAALARRDVEAALEEIAREGAIPWDEVRRDLDL